Proteins co-encoded in one Haloarcula pelagica genomic window:
- a CDS encoding PQQ-binding-like beta-propeller repeat protein, whose translation MRDTDDAEATTREPATATANPTPPTSRSGADWPGHRRGPRNSASVPEAAGPQSKPTAVGRISAEEAELGSVAVVGGTVYAADDSGGVRAFDAATGRQRWHTPGTGTIFEAPAVADGTVVVGAGNAGVRALDAETGADQWSWSVGERVASSPTIADGTVYAGRDTLAALELDSGSVRWRRRFERSTGTPAVSGETVAVPTAEGALVGLDRATGDRRFRFSSVARVLRRVVIVARSAYVAASDGRLHAIQLDTGEQRWATAIVELPEGRNALPYWPAIAGSTLITAAGIERDDVTFVGLDMADGSTRWTWSPDSLASAPVAAGSTVYVNLQGRLSARSAADGSELWTTEQRRIPPELALSGGRLYATGGSVQVFGAE comes from the coding sequence GTGAGGGACACGGACGACGCCGAAGCGACGACACGCGAGCCGGCGACGGCAACGGCGAATCCCACGCCGCCGACCAGTCGGAGCGGAGCCGACTGGCCGGGCCATCGGCGCGGCCCCCGAAACAGCGCCAGCGTTCCCGAGGCGGCCGGGCCGCAGTCGAAACCGACGGCGGTCGGACGGATCAGTGCCGAGGAGGCCGAACTCGGAAGCGTCGCGGTCGTCGGCGGGACCGTCTACGCTGCCGACGACAGCGGCGGCGTCCGTGCCTTCGACGCGGCGACGGGGCGCCAGCGCTGGCACACGCCGGGGACGGGGACGATCTTCGAGGCGCCTGCAGTCGCGGACGGCACCGTCGTCGTCGGCGCCGGCAACGCGGGTGTCCGGGCCCTCGACGCCGAGACGGGGGCCGACCAGTGGTCGTGGTCGGTCGGCGAGCGCGTCGCGTCCTCCCCGACGATCGCCGACGGGACCGTCTACGCCGGCCGGGACACGCTCGCGGCGCTCGAACTCGACTCCGGGTCGGTCCGGTGGCGGCGGCGATTCGAGCGGTCTACCGGTACACCCGCGGTCTCCGGTGAGACCGTCGCCGTCCCGACCGCAGAGGGGGCACTCGTCGGCCTCGACCGCGCGACTGGCGACCGTCGGTTCCGGTTTTCCTCCGTCGCGCGGGTCCTCCGCCGGGTCGTGATCGTCGCCCGGTCGGCGTACGTCGCGGCCAGTGACGGGCGCCTCCACGCGATCCAGCTCGACACCGGGGAACAGCGGTGGGCGACGGCGATCGTCGAGTTGCCCGAGGGGCGGAACGCGCTCCCGTACTGGCCCGCTATCGCGGGATCGACCCTGATCACTGCCGCGGGCATCGAACGTGACGACGTGACCTTCGTCGGTCTGGATATGGCTGACGGGAGCACCAGATGGACGTGGTCGCCCGACTCGCTCGCCTCCGCACCGGTCGCAGCAGGGTCGACAGTCTACGTGAACCTCCAGGGCCGTCTCAGCGCGCGGTCGGCAGCCGACGGGAGCGAGCTGTGGACGACCGAGCAACGGCGGATTCCACCGGAGCTGGCGCTGTCTGGCGGACGACTCTACGCGACCGGCGGATCGGTACAGGTGTTCGGGGCCGAATGA
- a CDS encoding PQQ-binding-like beta-propeller repeat protein has product MGSSSEGSDEPRRVSRRRLLASVATTLGTAGIGGCLRSDIQGTTATPTGRPETAAATPTPGARSETAVPETPTETRTAFETPEPNRAIAGEWSTAYYDAQNTAYAADATGPGVDAETKWRADIDANIFPGAGPAVVDNTVLMGVYGGALLAFDGRDGSERWRASVGDDVYATPAVADGTAVFGSVGGKIHAVSVRDGSEQWAHEIGYPPNVPVTIVDDTVYAVVEYGYTEGAVIAVDLATGRRQWRTDTGTQMAATPAVADGTVYVGSGDTMYALDAATGQEQWTSTGNGGRYRTATVDGGRVYVTTGDGNVLAFDRDDGATQWSRSIGTEIPVGPARSPAGVVVADESGTVRLLTPSDGTVRWSTSLGTRRLVRGHPTVTPEAVYVGNYRIDLADGTVRGTVGPGQSAHQSVVAGGTLLYTVRGQLVAVQTEEPPA; this is encoded by the coding sequence ATGGGTTCGAGTAGTGAGGGGAGCGACGAGCCACGGCGCGTGTCCCGGCGGCGACTCCTGGCTTCGGTCGCGACCACGCTGGGGACGGCCGGGATCGGCGGGTGTCTGCGGAGCGATATTCAGGGAACGACCGCGACGCCGACGGGCCGCCCGGAGACGGCGGCCGCGACACCGACCCCGGGAGCGCGGTCCGAGACGGCGGTTCCGGAGACCCCGACCGAGACGCGGACCGCGTTCGAGACGCCCGAGCCGAACCGGGCGATCGCCGGCGAGTGGTCGACCGCCTACTACGACGCACAGAACACCGCCTACGCGGCCGACGCGACCGGGCCGGGCGTCGACGCCGAGACGAAGTGGCGAGCCGACATCGACGCGAACATCTTCCCCGGGGCCGGTCCCGCCGTGGTCGACAACACCGTTCTCATGGGTGTCTACGGGGGCGCGCTGCTCGCGTTCGACGGACGGGACGGGAGCGAACGGTGGCGGGCCTCGGTCGGTGACGACGTGTACGCGACGCCGGCAGTCGCCGACGGGACCGCCGTGTTCGGATCGGTCGGCGGAAAGATCCACGCTGTCTCGGTGCGCGACGGGAGCGAGCAGTGGGCCCACGAGATCGGCTATCCGCCGAACGTTCCGGTGACCATCGTCGACGACACCGTCTACGCGGTCGTCGAGTACGGCTACACCGAGGGGGCCGTCATCGCGGTCGACCTGGCGACGGGCCGCCGCCAGTGGCGCACCGACACCGGGACACAGATGGCCGCGACGCCGGCGGTCGCCGACGGGACCGTCTACGTCGGCTCCGGCGACACGATGTACGCGCTCGACGCCGCGACCGGGCAGGAACAGTGGACCAGCACCGGCAACGGCGGTCGCTACCGGACGGCGACGGTCGACGGCGGCCGGGTCTACGTGACCACCGGGGACGGCAACGTGCTGGCGTTCGACCGCGACGACGGAGCCACGCAGTGGTCCCGGTCGATTGGGACGGAGATCCCGGTCGGCCCGGCCCGGTCACCGGCCGGCGTGGTCGTCGCCGACGAGAGTGGGACGGTTCGGCTCCTCACGCCGTCGGACGGGACGGTCCGCTGGAGCACCTCGCTCGGCACCAGGCGACTCGTCCGCGGCCATCCCACTGTGACCCCCGAGGCGGTGTACGTCGGCAACTACCGGATCGATCTCGCCGACGGAACCGTCCGGGGAACGGTCGGCCCCGGCCAGAGCGCACACCAGTCCGTCGTCGCCGGCGGGACGCTCCTCTACACCGTCCGCGGGCAGTTGGTCGCGGTCCAGACGGAGGAGCCGCCGGCATGA
- a CDS encoding acyl-CoA thioester hydrolase/BAAT C-terminal domain-containing protein, with translation MDGPTTHVDRRTLLRSLSAGGAATLAGCTDPLTTDGGSETPRIEIESGRRRDARLVPTLVGFVPETDVTVTARATDAEDRTWRSRAVVTTDRQGTASLASTAPAAGSYAGARSMGLVWSMGLTYRRPPTYFVQDGPEQTVTLSARVGDEVVAERTVTRVFAPDGVTHERVRDEDRGLVGHYFEPPGEGPHPGVVALHGNGNSPLTNFGRMLAARGFAVLAPRWFGEEEPIPDQLVEIPLSSARAMATWLQSREAVTDRIGVLGHSKGAEFALMAASRYDVFDGVVAIAPNAFAFMAPGMVSAGPSWAVDGEPVPTLSRSGNSEIRRKEGRLVIADQIRADLSAADQAQLDRAAIPVEQITGDVLLVGGLDDTIWPMEEMIPRLTARLDTESFQHRVASLVYDEAGHVITVPHKPTTYHHLGGQLYLGGQPEPAAAAEADAWPRIVRWFRDALSGSAQ, from the coding sequence ATGGACGGACCGACGACACACGTCGACAGGCGGACGCTGCTGCGTTCGCTGTCGGCGGGTGGCGCCGCCACGCTCGCTGGCTGTACGGACCCCCTGACCACGGACGGCGGGAGCGAGACGCCGCGGATCGAGATCGAGTCGGGGCGCCGCCGGGACGCGCGCCTGGTTCCCACGCTCGTCGGATTCGTCCCCGAAACTGACGTGACGGTGACCGCACGAGCGACCGACGCCGAGGACCGCACCTGGCGGAGCCGCGCGGTCGTGACGACGGACCGTCAGGGCACCGCGTCGCTGGCCTCGACGGCGCCCGCCGCGGGCAGCTACGCCGGCGCGCGGTCGATGGGGCTGGTCTGGTCGATGGGACTGACGTACCGCCGCCCGCCGACGTACTTCGTCCAGGACGGCCCCGAACAGACGGTCACCCTGTCCGCACGCGTCGGCGACGAGGTCGTCGCCGAGCGGACGGTGACGCGCGTGTTCGCCCCCGACGGCGTCACACACGAGCGCGTCCGCGACGAGGACCGCGGGCTCGTCGGCCACTACTTCGAACCCCCTGGCGAGGGTCCCCACCCCGGTGTCGTGGCGCTCCACGGCAACGGCAACTCCCCGCTGACGAACTTCGGCCGGATGCTCGCCGCCCGGGGGTTCGCCGTCCTCGCGCCCAGGTGGTTCGGCGAGGAGGAACCCATCCCGGACCAGTTGGTCGAGATTCCGCTCTCGTCGGCCCGCGCCATGGCGACCTGGCTCCAGTCCCGCGAGGCCGTCACCGACCGGATCGGCGTCCTCGGCCACTCCAAGGGCGCTGAGTTCGCGCTCATGGCCGCTTCCCGGTACGATGTCTTCGACGGCGTGGTCGCTATCGCGCCAAACGCCTTCGCGTTCATGGCCCCGGGCATGGTTTCGGCGGGTCCGTCCTGGGCCGTCGACGGCGAGCCGGTCCCGACCTTATCGCGCTCGGGCAACAGCGAGATCCGCCGGAAGGAGGGGCGTCTCGTGATCGCCGACCAGATCCGAGCGGACCTCTCCGCGGCCGACCAGGCACAGCTCGACCGGGCGGCGATCCCGGTCGAACAGATCACCGGCGACGTGTTGCTCGTCGGCGGACTGGACGACACCATCTGGCCGATGGAGGAGATGATCCCGCGCCTGACCGCGCGGCTCGACACCGAGTCGTTCCAGCACCGCGTCGCGTCGCTGGTCTACGACGAGGCCGGCCACGTCATTACCGTCCCGCACAAGCCGACGACCTACCACCACCTCGGCGGCCAGCTCTATCTGGGCGGCCAGCCCGAGCCCGCCGCGGCGGCCGAAGCCGACGCCTGGCCGCGGATTGTCCGGTGGTTCCGCGACGCGCTCTCGGGCTCGGCTCAGTGA
- a CDS encoding DUF7351 domain-containing protein → MDGEREDGEGRPAVAAATFSLLANEHRMAIMRALAAPGEDGHDPAGLTDRQVYTADAVGPPTKSYSELKAATDIRDNGQFNYHLNELLGTFVRKADDRYRLTWLGLLADHMASTKLETDGVGRAFDADADCLACGATLRAVYTDEQFFELSCPDCGIGYEQMHVAARGVESHTDAGLLRAVASRAHHERGIFATGVCPRCSGSVERRVVLPPDADRARTVPQPLVYCRCTACHAPDFPTVGSLLLAHPAVVGFYHDHGVDLRRTRPWTLPFAASDAAVTVESSDPTRLSVRARRDGETLVVAVDETGAVRGVERDRQ, encoded by the coding sequence ATGGACGGCGAACGCGAGGACGGCGAGGGCCGACCCGCCGTCGCCGCGGCCACCTTCTCGCTGCTGGCAAACGAGCACCGAATGGCGATCATGCGGGCGCTCGCTGCTCCGGGTGAGGACGGTCACGACCCGGCAGGGCTGACCGACCGCCAGGTGTATACCGCGGACGCCGTCGGCCCGCCGACGAAGAGCTACTCGGAGCTGAAAGCCGCGACCGACATCCGCGACAACGGCCAGTTCAACTACCACCTCAACGAGCTGCTCGGGACGTTCGTCCGGAAGGCCGACGACCGGTACCGGCTGACATGGCTGGGACTGCTCGCGGACCACATGGCCTCGACCAAGCTCGAAACCGACGGAGTCGGCCGGGCGTTCGACGCGGACGCGGACTGTCTGGCCTGCGGGGCGACGCTCCGGGCGGTCTACACCGACGAACAGTTCTTCGAACTGAGTTGTCCCGACTGCGGTATCGGCTACGAGCAGATGCACGTCGCCGCTCGCGGGGTCGAGAGCCACACCGACGCCGGCCTCCTGCGAGCGGTCGCCAGCCGTGCCCACCACGAACGGGGCATCTTCGCGACCGGCGTCTGTCCCCGCTGTTCCGGCTCGGTCGAGCGCCGCGTCGTCCTCCCGCCCGACGCCGACCGCGCCCGGACGGTGCCACAGCCGCTCGTCTACTGCCGGTGTACGGCCTGTCACGCGCCCGACTTCCCGACAGTCGGTAGCCTCCTGCTGGCACACCCCGCGGTCGTGGGGTTTTACCACGACCACGGCGTCGACCTCCGACGGACCCGGCCGTGGACGCTCCCGTTCGCCGCCAGCGACGCGGCCGTCACCGTCGAGTCGTCCGACCCGACCCGTCTCTCGGTCCGTGCCCGGCGTGACGGCGAGACGCTGGTCGTCGCCGTCGACGAGACGGGGGCGGTCCGAGGGGTCGAACGTGACCGCCAGTGA
- a CDS encoding AAA family ATPase: MRTDADSDSVTDGVLLDQLEEVEQRLLSFGEALGGPAEDVTDLPFTEEAGLDHMPEPLYVRHDTEMLNQVTSWLLQDQHIGLVSPYGSGKSAFREIVLRDLGKHDRFVVTHLDNPGETTARKLYQTILTAGYSAGYSVDFGRYSQVRNGIPWATADAKQAVREVVRRVREDDRTLLLVVDEIEVLDADLLSPLQVAGDAGVRLFLSGTPEGKRRVAEIRGTLDSRLRYYEGIDPFSPSDIAEYIARSLAYFRGEEYDGGAPDLFTRGAIEDIHERTEGNPREVRIECRELFTRAAFVWYRTGQDIDRITITPELRHRRFGMSR, translated from the coding sequence ATCCGCACGGACGCAGACTCCGACTCGGTCACCGACGGGGTCCTGCTGGACCAGCTCGAAGAAGTCGAACAGCGCCTGCTGTCCTTCGGCGAGGCCCTGGGCGGTCCCGCCGAAGACGTGACGGACCTCCCCTTTACCGAGGAGGCCGGGCTGGACCACATGCCGGAACCGCTGTACGTCCGCCACGACACGGAGATGCTGAACCAGGTCACGTCCTGGCTCCTTCAGGACCAGCACATCGGCCTCGTGAGCCCCTACGGCTCCGGGAAGTCCGCGTTCCGCGAGATCGTCCTCCGGGATCTCGGGAAACACGACCGCTTCGTCGTCACCCACCTGGACAACCCCGGCGAGACGACCGCCCGCAAGCTCTACCAGACGATCCTCACCGCCGGCTACTCCGCGGGCTACTCGGTCGATTTCGGCCGGTACTCGCAGGTCCGCAACGGCATCCCGTGGGCGACCGCGGACGCCAAGCAGGCCGTCCGCGAGGTCGTCCGGCGGGTACGCGAGGACGACCGAACGCTGTTGCTCGTGGTCGACGAGATCGAAGTGCTCGACGCCGACCTGCTCTCGCCCCTGCAAGTCGCCGGTGACGCCGGCGTCCGCCTGTTCCTCTCGGGGACGCCCGAGGGCAAGCGCCGCGTCGCCGAGATCCGCGGAACGTTGGACTCCCGACTGCGCTACTACGAGGGGATCGACCCGTTCTCGCCGAGCGACATCGCCGAGTACATCGCCCGGTCGCTGGCGTATTTCCGGGGCGAAGAGTACGACGGGGGGGCGCCGGACCTCTTTACCCGAGGCGCAATCGAGGACATCCACGAGCGCACCGAGGGCAACCCCCGCGAGGTCCGGATCGAGTGTCGCGAACTGTTCACCCGGGCCGCGTTCGTCTGGTACCGCACGGGCCAGGACATCGACCGCATCACGATCACGCCCGAACTCCGTCACCGCCGGTTCGGGATGAGCCGGTAA
- the thsA gene encoding thermosome subunit alpha, with protein sequence MGNQPLIVLSEESQRTSGKDAQSMNITAGKAVAESVRTTLGPKGMDKMLVDNSGSVVVTNDGVTILDEMDIEHPAANMIVEVAQTQEDEVGDGTTTAVVIAGELLSKAEELLDQDIHATILAQGYRQAAEKAKEILEENAIEVDADDTETLEKVAGTAMTGKGAESSKDVLAELVVRAAQAVADDDGTVDTDNVQVETVVGGATDESELVEGVIVDKERVHDNMPFAVEDADIALLDTAIEVPETELDTEVNVTDPDQLQQFLDQEEAQLKEYVDKLAEAGADVVFCQKGIDDMAQHYLAQEGILAVRRAKKSDIDALSRSTGARIVSNIDDITSEDLGFAGSVAQKDIAGDERIFVEEVEDAKAVTMILRGGTEHVVDEVERAIEDSLGVVAATLEDGKVLPGGGAPETELALGLRDHADSVGGREQLAVEAFADAIDVIPRTLAENAGHDPIDSLVDLRSKHDGGDIAAGLDAYTGDIVDMEEDGVVEPLRVKTQAIESATEAAVMILRIDDVIAAGDLKGGQGDDDDEEGGPGGPGGAPGAGGMGGMGGMGGGMGGMM encoded by the coding sequence ATGGGCAACCAGCCCCTCATCGTACTCTCCGAGGAGTCCCAGCGGACATCCGGCAAAGACGCACAGTCGATGAACATCACGGCCGGCAAGGCCGTCGCCGAGTCCGTTCGGACCACACTCGGTCCGAAGGGGATGGACAAGATGCTCGTCGACAACTCCGGGTCCGTCGTCGTCACGAACGACGGCGTCACCATCCTCGACGAGATGGACATCGAACACCCCGCCGCGAACATGATCGTCGAGGTCGCCCAGACCCAGGAGGACGAGGTCGGGGACGGCACGACGACGGCCGTCGTCATCGCCGGTGAACTGCTCTCGAAGGCCGAGGAACTGCTCGACCAGGACATCCACGCCACCATCCTGGCCCAGGGGTACCGCCAGGCCGCCGAGAAGGCAAAGGAGATCCTCGAAGAGAACGCCATCGAGGTCGACGCCGACGACACCGAGACCCTGGAGAAGGTCGCCGGTACCGCCATGACCGGCAAGGGCGCCGAGTCCTCGAAGGACGTGCTGGCCGAACTCGTCGTCCGCGCGGCCCAGGCCGTCGCCGACGACGACGGCACCGTCGACACCGACAACGTCCAGGTCGAGACCGTCGTCGGCGGCGCCACGGACGAGTCCGAACTCGTCGAAGGCGTCATCGTCGACAAGGAGCGCGTTCACGACAACATGCCCTTCGCCGTCGAGGACGCCGACATCGCGCTGCTCGACACGGCTATCGAGGTCCCCGAGACCGAGCTGGACACCGAGGTCAACGTCACCGACCCCGACCAGCTCCAGCAGTTCCTCGACCAGGAAGAGGCCCAGCTCAAGGAGTACGTCGACAAGCTCGCCGAGGCCGGCGCCGATGTCGTCTTCTGCCAGAAGGGTATCGACGACATGGCCCAGCACTACCTCGCCCAGGAGGGCATCCTGGCGGTCCGCCGCGCCAAGAAGTCCGACATCGACGCGCTCTCGCGCTCGACGGGCGCCCGCATCGTCTCGAACATCGACGACATCACCAGCGAGGACCTCGGTTTCGCTGGCTCGGTCGCCCAGAAGGACATCGCCGGCGACGAGCGCATCTTCGTCGAGGAAGTCGAGGACGCAAAGGCCGTCACGATGATCCTGCGCGGCGGCACCGAACACGTCGTCGACGAAGTCGAGCGCGCCATCGAGGACTCGCTCGGCGTCGTCGCCGCCACGCTGGAGGACGGCAAGGTCCTGCCCGGCGGCGGTGCCCCCGAGACGGAACTGGCCCTCGGCCTGCGTGACCACGCCGACTCCGTCGGTGGGCGCGAGCAGCTCGCCGTCGAGGCCTTCGCCGACGCTATCGACGTGATCCCGCGCACCCTCGCCGAGAACGCGGGCCACGACCCCATCGACTCGCTGGTCGACCTGCGCTCCAAGCACGACGGTGGCGACATCGCCGCCGGTCTGGACGCCTACACCGGCGACATCGTCGACATGGAGGAGGACGGCGTCGTCGAGCCCCTCCGCGTGAAGACCCAGGCGATCGAATCCGCGACCGAAGCCGCAGTGATGATCCTGCGCATCGACGATGTCATCGCCGCTGGCGACCTCAAGGGTGGCCAGGGCGACGACGACGACGAGGAAGGCGGCCCAGGCGGCCCCGGCGGCGCACCCGGCGCCGGCGGCATGGGCGGCATGGGCGGCATGGGCGGCGGCATGGGCGGCATGATGTAG
- a CDS encoding ATP-grasp domain-containing protein, with product MLRLAVATQAETFERLQDPLSERGIEVGHVETAERAIPLAGSPFEEYDVGFVYPSRIMEGAVADAMLGVPWVNDREAILRSRNKADVLTRLGRADVPVPETVVVSNPADEADLAAAFERIGPPVVVKPNSTTRGVGVTIAHDLDSFLGIADYLDLVHDYRATGDRSFLVQAYLPDARDYRAMVVDGEYVGAVERRLPADDRDRGRWKHNVHRGAEATGVTLPREHRRLAERAADVLDIDYLGVDLLVTDDRAVVNETNARPTIDSATKYEAGFWDDLAGLIERTAQR from the coding sequence ATGCTCCGACTCGCCGTCGCGACCCAGGCGGAGACCTTCGAGCGGCTGCAGGACCCACTCTCCGAGCGCGGTATCGAGGTCGGCCACGTCGAGACCGCCGAACGGGCGATTCCGCTCGCCGGATCACCCTTCGAGGAGTACGACGTGGGCTTCGTCTACCCGTCACGGATCATGGAGGGGGCCGTCGCCGACGCGATGCTGGGGGTCCCGTGGGTCAACGACCGCGAGGCGATCCTGCGCTCGCGGAACAAGGCCGACGTGTTGACGCGACTCGGACGAGCGGACGTGCCGGTTCCCGAGACGGTCGTCGTGTCGAACCCGGCCGACGAAGCCGACCTCGCCGCCGCCTTCGAACGGATCGGACCGCCGGTCGTCGTCAAACCAAACTCCACGACCCGCGGCGTCGGTGTCACGATCGCTCACGACCTCGATTCCTTCCTGGGCATCGCGGACTACCTCGATCTGGTCCACGACTATCGCGCGACCGGCGACCGCTCTTTTCTCGTCCAGGCGTACCTCCCCGACGCCAGGGACTACCGGGCGATGGTCGTCGACGGCGAGTACGTCGGGGCCGTCGAGCGGCGACTCCCGGCCGACGACCGCGACCGGGGCCGCTGGAAGCACAACGTCCACCGCGGCGCCGAGGCGACGGGCGTCACACTCCCCAGGGAGCACCGCCGACTGGCCGAGCGAGCGGCTGACGTACTCGACATCGACTATCTCGGTGTGGACCTGCTCGTCACCGACGACCGTGCGGTCGTCAACGAGACCAACGCCAGACCGACCATCGACAGCGCGACGAAGTACGAAGCGGGGTTCTGGGACGATCTAGCGGGACTGATCGAGCGGACCGCACAGCGGTGA
- a CDS encoding Hsp20/alpha crystallin family protein has product MKRDDDDPFDEFFREIERMMDEMMGAEGDVHIDRDTSTDGGNIHVDVHETDDEVRVVADVPGVQKEAIDLKCDGTVLTIDAGSHDREYHERLTLPSRVDEHSASATYNNGILEVTFDREEDSADIEL; this is encoded by the coding sequence ATGAAGCGTGACGACGACGACCCGTTCGACGAGTTCTTCCGGGAGATCGAACGGATGATGGACGAGATGATGGGGGCCGAGGGGGATGTCCACATCGACCGTGATACGAGTACCGACGGCGGGAACATCCACGTCGATGTCCACGAAACCGACGACGAGGTCCGCGTCGTCGCCGACGTACCCGGCGTCCAGAAGGAGGCGATCGACCTGAAGTGTGACGGCACGGTACTGACCATCGACGCCGGCAGCCACGACCGGGAGTACCACGAACGGCTCACGCTCCCCAGCCGCGTCGACGAACACTCCGCCTCGGCGACGTACAACAACGGGATCCTCGAAGTTACCTTCGACCGCGAAGAGGACTCGGCAGACATCGAGCTCTGA